The genome window AATCGGTGGCAGTTTAGGCGGAGCCATAGCTTGGGAAATGGCAGCTTTACAGCCAGACAAGATTGATAATCTCATTCCAATTGCTACTGATTGGAAAGCTACCGATTGGGTTATTGCCAATGTATTGATTCAGGATCAAATCTTAAACCATTCGGATGATCCAATTGTGGATGCTCGTCTGCATGCAACATTGCTGTATAGAACTCCCGAATATGTCAATCAAAGATTCAGAAGAAGCAAATTGGATGAATTATCAGCGCTGAAAATTGAGAATTGGCTGCTCGATCATGGTTTTAAATTAAAAAACAGATACCGGCTGGCTGCTTATAAATTGATGAATCATTTGCTCAAAACAATTGATATTACTAGAAACAGACCCGATTTTTTGACTGTTGCCAATTCAATTGAGAGCAATATTCATCTTGTAACTGTTGATACAGATTATTTGTTTATTGCCGAGGAAACCCGTAAAACCTACAGAGAATTGACCAATAAAAAGCTGAATGTTTTTTATCACCAGATTCAATCCATTCACGGTCACGATGCTTATCTGATAGAATTCAATCAGCTGTCCGATATTTTGAAACCAATTTTTAATTTTAATAAACAGCACCTTTATGCCAGCGCTTAAGATAAATGTAATCCTTTTTGGAATTGGAAGCGTGGGGAGCGCATTGATAAATCAGATTATTGAAAGCCAGCAGTTCTATCAGGAAAAGAAAGATATCGATTTGCGCTTCCCTGTTATTACCAACTCAACTTTAGCTTTTTTTGAAAAAGAGGGAGTCAAAAATAGTTGGGAAGCCAATTTCGATAAGTTAGCGTTTCCTTTTACAATAGCTGATATTGTTGAGTTTGTCAAAATCAAAGAACTGGAGAACGTAATAATTGTAGATGCTACAGAAAGTTCAGAATTAGTAAAACATTATATTCCCTTAATTCAAAACGGATTTGATATTGTGGCTGCGAATCAAAAAGCAAACATATTGCACATTGATTTTTATAAAGAAATCCGAAGAAATCTAAAAAGGTTTGATAAGTCATTTTTGTATGAAACTAATATTGGAGCAGGAATTCCGGTTTTGCAAATCATCAGTGATCTGTATTATTCAGGAGAAAAAATAACAAAAATCAGAGGTGTTTTTTCAGATTCATTAAGCTATATTTTTAATAGGTTTTCATCAGAAGCGGTGTCTTTCTCTTCTATATTAAACGATTCAGATAAAAAAGGTTTGCTAAAAACCGATTATAAAGAAGAGCTTTCTGGGATTGGAGTGGCAAAGAAAGTATTAGTTTTAGCAAGAGAATTGGGCAAAGAGATAGAGTTTTTGGATATAAAAATAACTTCACTTTTGTCACACGGCCTGGAGGATTCAAATCTCAAGTCAAAATTTTTATCTAATGCGAGTGTATTGGACAAAGATTTTGAAGTGGCCAAAATTACACAGCCAGAAAATGAAGTGTTAAGATATGTTGGAGAAATTTCGATTCCAGAAAATAAATTTGAAGTCAAGCTGGTTTCTGAACCCGTTTCTTCCGCTATTGGCCAATTAAAAGGAACCGAAACAGTCTATGAAATTTATACACAATCCCGAGGAAATAATCCAATTATTGTGCGTGGAGATACTTCAGGAAAAAAGACGGAAACAATTGCCAGAGGAATTCTCTTGGACATTTTAAAAGTAAGCGAAAAAATAAAAATAAAAGAAGCAATTTGGCTATAAAGCAATAATAAATACCAAATGAAATGAGTATTACTACAAATTGGTCGCAAGCACCAATGATTATATGCGAAACGTAGTTCGATGATTCTAATAAAATATAAACAGTCATCAATTACATATGACCAATAAAAAGCAATAAAATTTACATATGAATTTAAATTATATAGCACTTGCAGTTCCATTTTTTGCAATATTCATGCTTTTGGAATACTATATTAGTGTAAGGAAAAATAAAAAACTTCATCATTTTAACGAAAGTGTTGCCAATCTAAACGTCGGAATCGCAGAACGTATCGCCGATCTTTTGACTACGGGAACATTTTTCTTTATTTTTTCATGGCTAAATGCAAATTTCTCTATTTTTTCAATTGAATCAACCGCAACAACTTGGGTTTTACTTTTTTTGGCTACCGATCTGCTTTGGTATTGGTACCATCGATTTGGGCATACTGTTAATCTTTTTTGGGCATCACATATAGTACATCATCAAAGTGACGATTTTAATTATACGGCTGCTGCCAGAATTACCGTTTTTCAGGCCGTTGCCAGAGGTTTGTTTTGGTGTGTTTTGCCCATTATTGGTTTCAATGCGCAAATGATTACGGTGTTATTGCTCATTCACGGGACTTATCCTTTTTTTACACATACACAACTGGTTGGTAAACTGGGCTGGCTGGAGTATATTATTGTAACGCCATCACACCATAGGGTTCATCATAGCAGTAATCCAGAGTATTTGGATAAAAATTATGGTGACATGCTGATTATATGGGATAAAATCTTTGGAACTTTTATTGAAGAAACCACGGAACCTAAATTTGGATTAACCAAATCATTAGGCAGTTATAGTTTTTTATGGCAGCATTTTCATTATGTTCTCGAATTGGCGGTTGCTTTTAGAATGGCTAAAACTGCGAAACAGAAATTCAAAGTAATTTTTGGAGGTCCAAATGATATTGATGCCAGAATCCGATTGCTTCTTGAAAGAAAGTTTTCTAAAAAAACAGTTGAAGCTGATGTTAAGTATTCAAAGAAGCTGACTAATTCAATTATAGCCAAAACTGCTGTGACGATGATCGTATTATTCTTGACGATACTTTTTGCAGAGTTTATAACTGCGTTCAATATTTTTTTAATAACGGTTTTTATTATTTTGAGCGTAATAGCAACTGGCGCAATGCTGGATCAAAAAAAATGGATTTTTCATTTGGATTTTTTAAGGCTGGTGATTATTAGTTTTTTGAGTTTTTCGTTTTTTCCAAATCCATTTTTGCATTTTATTATCGCATTGTTTGGCGCAGTAGGGGTTTTATTTTATCAAACCATCCATTCAAAGTATCAGGATTTCCTGTTTTCTGCTTAATTTTCAGCTGTTTAGTCGGAAAAAAAAGAGAAAATTTTGTTAAAAAAGAGAAAGAAATATTAAAATATTTAGACGGTATTTGTTTAAATTATTGATTGGTAAATAGTTAGTATTTTAACTTAATATATTTTTATTATTAAATTTACGTTTAGCATTTGGAAAATTGAAAAAAAGTTTAGATATTTGTACAACAAAATAAAAACAGAAAAATGAGATTTAATCTTTGCAATATGTCTAAAAAAGCCATTCAGGTGAAAACCTGCAAGGGGAGGTGTATATAGCTTTATTTTAAATTAAAAAATATATAGCAAAAACCTCCCAACTTATTGGGAGGTTTTTTTTTAGTCATTTCCTAAGTCATTTTTTTTAAAGATTAAAACAATAATAAGATTAAGTAAAACAATAATTAAGCATGCAGCAACTTTACACTAATAAGATTACCGTTTGCAAGGCAAAGAAGATGAAGAAGACGATGATGCGTGTCAATGCCATGATGGCTGCCCGTATTTGTTGATTCCAAAAGAATAAGTTTTATAGTATAACTTAAAACCCTTTTGGATATGTATCTAAAAGGGTTTTTTGTTTAAGTGAAAATATAAAAAAAATAAAATTATGAGTTCTAAAAAAATAAAATCAAAAGTATCTCACACAGCAAGTCTGTCGATCTTTTTTTGTTGTATTAAAAGAGAAAGCGTCCGGTTGTTTTTTAAAGAGCAGACTCATAATGCCAAAAAACAGAAAGTATAAAATAAGTATAAGCCATAAAAATAATTACAAAATTACAATATCATGAAAACGATAACATACATCAGAAATACAGTAGAGTTCTTCAAAAGGACAATTACAAAAACTATAAATATCGAACCATTCAATCCAAAAAAAGAGTTGGATCACCCAAGATTTGACGTAGATGAAAATTTTGATTTGAAAGAGAGAAGAGGGAATAATTCTTTATTGTTTCATATGTATTCTAAAGAAAATGAAACTCTTTTTATCTGACACAAAACAGGCGTAACACTAGAAATTGACAGGTTAAAATTATCTGCCAAAAATTGCACAGATAAAAACACGGAATATCTTTTTGTATAAAAAGAAATACGTGAGAATAAGTGCAATCTTTGGCAATTTTTTTAATGTTGAAGAAAGGCTGTTTTAAATATCAGTTGAATAATTATTTGGTGGTTTCATAAAATTGTGGTTAATTTGCACCGTTAAGTTCAGAAACGTATTGAAATGTTATAAAGAAAGGCAGAGGGATTAGACCCGATGAAGCCTTAGCAACCCTTCGATTTATCGAAGAAGGTGCTGCATTCTACCACGCCCAAACGTGGAAAGATAACACAAAGAAAATCATCTAGTTTTTTTCAGCTTTCTTCATAATATTTCCGGTACAAATCAAAAAAAATAATAAAGATTTGAAATTGGAAAATAAACCAACTATAATTACCATACAAAATTTTACTACTGAAAGTGGTGCTTTTTATGCTTCGATCAATTTGAGTTATGAAATTTTCGGACGTGATCTGCATACTGCGCCTATTGTTTTGGTCAATCATGCACTTACCGGAAACTCACATGTTGTGGGGTCTAAAGGATGGTGGAATGTACTGATAGGTGAAAACAGAACAATTGATACTAGTAAATATACCATACTTGCTTTTAATGTGCCTGGAAATGGTTTTGATGGAACAGTTATTGAAAACCATTTGGATTTTACGGCGAGAGATGTGGCAAAACTTTTTATAGAAGGGCTGAAAATACTTGAAATTAATCAATTATATGCCATCATCGGCGGTTCTGTAGGTGGTGGAATTGCTTGGGAAATTGCTGGATTGGAACCTAAAATAACAAAACATTTAATTCCGATTGCGACCGACTGGAAATCGACTGACTGGCTGATTGCAAACTGTTTTTTACAGGAACAGATTCTGAGTAATTCGGCAAAGCCGATTGAAGATGCCCGAATTCATGCCATGTTATGTTATAGAACGCCGGAGTCTTTTAAGGCAAAATTTGACCGAACGACGAATCAGGAGTTATTGATTTTTAATATCGAAAGCTGGTTACAGCACCACGGTGAAAAATTGCAGAAACG of Flavobacterium marginilacus contains these proteins:
- a CDS encoding aspartate kinase, which translates into the protein MPALKINVILFGIGSVGSALINQIIESQQFYQEKKDIDLRFPVITNSTLAFFEKEGVKNSWEANFDKLAFPFTIADIVEFVKIKELENVIIVDATESSELVKHYIPLIQNGFDIVAANQKANILHIDFYKEIRRNLKRFDKSFLYETNIGAGIPVLQIISDLYYSGEKITKIRGVFSDSLSYIFNRFSSEAVSFSSILNDSDKKGLLKTDYKEELSGIGVAKKVLVLARELGKEIEFLDIKITSLLSHGLEDSNLKSKFLSNASVLDKDFEVAKITQPENEVLRYVGEISIPENKFEVKLVSEPVSSAIGQLKGTETVYEIYTQSRGNNPIIVRGDTSGKKTETIARGILLDILKVSEKIKIKEAIWL
- a CDS encoding alpha/beta fold hydrolase — its product is MENKPTIITIQNFTTESGAFYASINLSYEIFGRDLHTAPIVLVNHALTGNSHVVGSKGWWNVLIGENRTIDTSKYTILAFNVPGNGFDGTVIENHLDFTARDVAKLFIEGLKILEINQLYAIIGGSVGGGIAWEIAGLEPKITKHLIPIATDWKSTDWLIANCFLQEQILSNSAKPIEDARIHAMLCYRTPESFKAKFDRTTNQELLIFNIESWLQHHGEKLQKRFQLSAYKLMNQLLKTIDVARGRESFVAVASQIEADIHIIGINSDLFFTVNENKATYETLKEHKKNVTFQEIDSIHGHDAFLIEYKQLDSLLKGVF
- a CDS encoding alpha/beta fold hydrolase, producing the protein MENLEKIDLFNFDLEIGKQKAYLPLFYNVFGRPLGSAPVVVINHSLTGNSKVTGEKGWWNGIVGENRAIDTDYFTVIAFNIPGNGYDDNIENLIDNYRDFSVRDIARIFWEGLFYLKVKNVYAVIGGSLGGAIAWEMAALQPDKIDNLIPIATDWKATDWVIANVLIQDQILNHSDDPIVDARLHATLLYRTPEYVNQRFRRSKLDELSALKIENWLLDHGFKLKNRYRLAAYKLMNHLLKTIDITRNRPDFLTVANSIESNIHLVTVDTDYLFIAEETRKTYRELTNKKLNVFYHQIQSIHGHDAYLIEFNQLSDILKPIFNFNKQHLYASA
- a CDS encoding sterol desaturase family protein, producing the protein MNLNYIALAVPFFAIFMLLEYYISVRKNKKLHHFNESVANLNVGIAERIADLLTTGTFFFIFSWLNANFSIFSIESTATTWVLLFLATDLLWYWYHRFGHTVNLFWASHIVHHQSDDFNYTAAARITVFQAVARGLFWCVLPIIGFNAQMITVLLLIHGTYPFFTHTQLVGKLGWLEYIIVTPSHHRVHHSSNPEYLDKNYGDMLIIWDKIFGTFIEETTEPKFGLTKSLGSYSFLWQHFHYVLELAVAFRMAKTAKQKFKVIFGGPNDIDARIRLLLERKFSKKTVEADVKYSKKLTNSIIAKTAVTMIVLFLTILFAEFITAFNIFLITVFIILSVIATGAMLDQKKWIFHLDFLRLVIISFLSFSFFPNPFLHFIIALFGAVGVLFYQTIHSKYQDFLFSA